The proteins below are encoded in one region of Glandiceps talaboti chromosome 17, keGlaTala1.1, whole genome shotgun sequence:
- the LOC144447986 gene encoding nuclear pore complex protein Nup50-like, whose product MSKRSADKELTDRNWDDEEPVEEAGTFSKASDDQIARRQIKKAKRRGIAGTSSTSSPGSAFSGFGGFTGFGGKPEVSFTKPPQPIQGLSNGSSTKTTGVFSPSSTISASSEMKSSPVIDFKPSPAVDFKSSPAVNFKPFSSESTKPETKITKFDVLGPSKTVTTKPSYSSQYCKRLRNLNESVSSWIQKHVKDNPLCDLSPVFRDYEKHLKELEEKFPPTSSESEGEKSQDDIPSTKRKLQTESVSSDVGTPGSTGFTFKADSSIDTSASTPSAFNVSQTKTTMPLLGSTTTVKPSFEFGAKKDSSSTDSSTKSTFSFSKMTDSNKDVKPGIQFGSTGSSGFSFGAKDTTTSIGTLGTFGAKDTTASIGSVGTFGGGSSTAPFSFGLTKPKDTSEPRSTGATNIAEEDEDQPPKVEVKAVEEKDALYSVRCKLFFKKDSSFTERGVGMLHLKKSGSVLQLLVRADTNLGNILLNIGIPPSLPITKKGKNNMMFIAAPNPPGDKLCPQCSKKYPHPQESNECESGCKPEAVPILVRVKTGDIVDTLIEKIKEFKE is encoded by the exons ATGTCAAAACGATCAGCTGACAAAGAACTTACAGACAGGAATTGGGATGATGAAGAACCTGTAGAGGAG GCAGGAACTTTTTCAAAAGCCAGTGATGACCAGATAGCAAGACGACA AATCAAGAAAGCTAAACGGCGTGGCATAGCTGGAACAAGTAGTACCAGTAGTCCTGGCAGTGCTTTCTCTGGATTTGGTGGATTTACAGGATTTGGGGGTAAACCAGAGGTCAGTTTTACCAAACCACCTCAACCTATCCAAGGACTAAGCAACGGTTCATCTACAAAAACTACAGGTGTCTTTTCACCAAGTTCAACGATATCTGCAAGTTCTGAGATGAAATCAAGCCCTGTTATCGATTTCAAGCCGAGCCCAGCCGTTGACTTCAAATCAAGTCCTGCTGTCAATTTCAAGCCATTTAGTTCAGAAAGTACAAAGCCAGagacaaaaataacaaagtttgATGTTCTGGGGCCAAGTAAAACTGTAACAACTAAACCTAGCTATAGTAGTCAGTATTGTAAACGGTTGAGAAATTTAAACGAATCGGTGTCTTCGTGGATTCAGAAGCATGTTAAGGACAACCCATTGTGCGATCTTTCACCCGTGTTTCGCGATTACGAGAAACACCTGAAGGAATTAGAAGAGAAATTTCCACCAACGAGCAGTGAGAGCGAAGGAGAAAAATCACAAGATGACATACCAAGCACAAAGAGGAAACTACAAACAGAATCAGTATCAAGCGATGTCGGGACTCCAGGCTCGACTGGATTTACTTTTAAAGCGGATTCTTCCATTGATACAAGTGCCTCAACGCCCTCCGCTTTTAACGTTTCccaaactaaaactacaatgCCTCTGTTAGGATCCACTACGACCGTGAAACCAAGTTTTGAATTTGGCGCAAAGAAAGACAGTAGTTCTACAGACTCTAGTACCAAGTCAACATTTAGTTTTTCAAAGATGACAGACTCTAACAAAGACGTGAAACCTGGAATTCAGTTTGGTAGTACGGGAAGTTCTGGGTTTTCTTTCGGTGCTAAAGATACGACGACAAGTATTGGGACTCTCGGTACATTCGGTGCTAAAGATACGACTGCGAGTATTGGGAGTGTTGGTACATTCGGTGGTGGTTCTTCCACAGCACCATTTTCATTTGGATTAACAAAACCAAAGGATACAAGTGAACCACGGTCAACCG GAGCTACAAACATAGCAGAGGAAGATGAAGACCAGCCACCAAAAGTAGAAGTCAAAGCAGTGGAAGAAAAAGACGCCCTGTACTCTGTCAG atgtaaattatttttcaaGAAAGATAGCAGCTTTACAGAGAGAGGAGTCGGAATGCTGCATCTCAAGAAATCTGGTAGTGTTCTCCAACTGCTTGTCAGAGCTGACACCAACCTAG gTAATATTTTGTTAAACATCGGAATTCCCCCAAGCTTACCGATTACAAAGAAAGGCAAGAATAACATGATGTTTATTGCGGCACCAAATCCTCCAGGAGATAAACTCTGCCCTCAGTGTTCAAAGAAATATCCACACCCACAGGAAAGCAATGAGTGCGAAAGCGGTTGTAAGCCCGAGGCAGTCCCCATTCTTGTCCGAGTCAAAACTGGTGACATTGTCGATACGCTTATAGAAAAAATCAAAGAATTTAAGGAATAA